In Kineococcus mangrovi, the sequence CGCTGGCGACGACGAGACCGGAACCGGCGTAGGCGGAGGGCCCGGGCCGGACCGACTGGAACCAGACGACGACGAGCACCGCGGCGGTCAGGAGGGCTGCGAGCACGACCCTCAGGCGGGGAGCCAGCCAGGACACGAGGTCACCTCCGGGGGTCGCGGGCCACGAGTGGTCATCGGCGTGCCGGGGGCGGTGCTTGAGGGTGGACGGGCGGGTCGAGGAGGTCACGGGGTCCAGACCTGCAGCTCGGCCAGACCCACGTTGCGCGTCGAAGGACTCACCCCCGTCACCTCGAAGCGCACCGACCGCGTGGAGACCGCCGGGAACGACACCGTCGTCCCCGCCGCCGAGACCACCCCCACCGGGACCGAGGAACCGTCGTCGAACACCAACCGGCCCGAGACCACCTCGTCATCACCGTTGGGCCGGTCGAACAGCACCACCCGGTCCACCCGCACCGCAGAACCCCACGACAACGCCAACCACGACCCCGCACCACCACCGGCCGTGGCCCACTCCCGCCCGTACTCCCCCGGGTACCCGTCCACCACCCCGTCGACCGCCTTGACCGCCGTCTGCCCCGTCGAGACGTTCTCGCTGGAGGCGGTCACCGCCGCCTGCGAGGCCACGTCCACCGAACCCACCGGAACCGGCGCAGTCGGGGTCGGTTCGGGGGTGGGTTCCGCCGTCGGGTCGGGGGTGGGTTCCCCCGTCGGGTCGACGGTGTGCCGGCGCTGCATCCAGGCCGCCTCGGGACGACCGGGGGCGGAGCAGGCGGCCCGGGTGGGGCACTCCTTCCAGTCCCAGCGGGCGTACTGGAGGTAGGCCGACCACTTCTCGTCCAACGCGGTGCCCTCGACGTTGGCCGGCAGGTCGGCACCGGGGTAGCCGTAGTACCCCACGAGACGCGTTCCCGGCGCCGACCGCTGCTGGGCGAGGCGGGTGAGGTAGCCGACGGTGTAGTGGTCGCTGTGGTCACCTTCCCCGTAGTCCCCGGTGTAGTCGAGCGTCCGCACGACGGTGGCGCCCTGGGAGGTGACGACGGCGCCGATCGTGGCGACGAGGTCGTCCAGGCTGTAGCTCTGCGTGCCGTCGATCGTCTGCAGGGCAGGCAGATCGCCCTGCCAGAGCTTCTGCAGGCTCTGGTACCCGTAGGTCGCGAACCCCTGACCCTGCAGGTTCCCGTCGGGCAGCTGGAGGAACACCAGGGAGACCCGGGGCGCGGCGTCGAGGGTGGCGACCTCGGCGGTGCGCCCGGCGAACGCCCTCGTCGTGGTCGTCCAGCGGTCCGCGACGCCGGCCATCTGCGCGTAGGCGGCCTGCAACCCGGCCCGGCGGGACTGCCAGTACCAGGTGCTCCCGGCCTCACCACCGTCACCGGCCGTGACGTAGGTCGTGCGGACGCACTCCCCGGCGCGGACCGAGGTCAGCACGTCGGGGTTCTGGAAGAACAGGTCGTCGTCCGGGTGGGCGACGACGGCCGCGACGGCACCGGCCGGGCACGTCACCGCGTCGGTCGCGACGGTGGCCGGGTTCCCCGCGGCCGCCGC encodes:
- a CDS encoding DUF7402 domain-containing protein — translated: MPQNRSPVTARRATARWRTAGLRAVLGLVAGFALLGATTTPAAAAGNPATVATDAVTCPAGAVAAVVAHPDDDLFFQNPDVLTSVRAGECVRTTYVTAGDGGEAGSTWYWQSRRAGLQAAYAQMAGVADRWTTTTRAFAGRTAEVATLDAAPRVSLVFLQLPDGNLQGQGFATYGYQSLQKLWQGDLPALQTIDGTQSYSLDDLVATIGAVVTSQGATVVRTLDYTGDYGEGDHSDHYTVGYLTRLAQQRSAPGTRLVGYYGYPGADLPANVEGTALDEKWSAYLQYARWDWKECPTRAACSAPGRPEAAWMQRRHTVDPTGEPTPDPTAEPTPEPTPTAPVPVGSVDVASQAAVTASSENVSTGQTAVKAVDGVVDGYPGEYGREWATAGGGAGSWLALSWGSAVRVDRVVLFDRPNGDDEVVSGRLVFDDGSSVPVGVVSAAGTTVSFPAVSTRSVRFEVTGVSPSTRNVGLAELQVWTP